The following nucleotide sequence is from Deltaproteobacteria bacterium.
GAGACAGACGCGGTTGTTGTCGTCGTCTCGGAGGAGACCGGGAAAATATCAACAGCGTGCGAGGGAAAGCTGTATTCGCGCCTGGAAACGGATGAACTGAAGAGAATGCTGGAAAAACTCCTGGCCGGAAGCGGAAGACCGCGGAAGCCCGGGCACTGGTGGGAGAGATTACGCCTTGCTGTCGGTACTGAAAAAAAACCTGCCGCTTAAACTGTTTTCCCTGTTTTTAGCCCTTTTCCTCTGGGTCGTAATCAACAGGGGTACAGGGGGCAAAGAGATGGAGGTCAGCCTGGGAATTCCCCTGGAACTTCATAATCTTCCGTCGGAGATGGAGGTGGTTGTGGGGCCTGTGGAGAGGGTGGATGTCCGTATCTCCGGACCCAGAAGAATCGTCTCCCGAATATCCCAGATGGGGATTACCATTCCCCTGGACCTGAGCGGAGCCGTGGAAGGGGAGACGACTTTCGAACTTTATCCGGGGGATGTCAAGGTTCCGGAACGAACAACCGTAACGAGGATCAGTCCCTCTTCCGTGAGTCTCAAACTTGAGAGGACCATCCAGAAGCGGCTGCCTGTGCACCTTGTGGTTAAGGGCAAACCTGCTGAAGGGTTTATGGCAGGGGACCCTGTGGTCGATCCGCCGACCGTTGAGATCCGCGGCCCGAGCTCCCAGGTAAAGCCCGTCCGTTCGGTTAAGACAGCTCCGGTGATCATCGATAATGCGGTTGAGACCGTAACGATGGATGTGTCCCTTGTAATGCCTGATCCGTTGCTGCGTGTTGCGGGAAAGCCCAAGGTCACCGTCACCGTACCCATAACGCCCATAAAGACGAAGATCAAGGAAGGGAATCAAAATTGATCAGAAAATGAAAGCCGCCTGGAAGAATATAGCTAATGTAAAAAATGAGGTAAATATCATAAATGTCTAATAAAAGAGAGCTTTTTGGCACTGATGGAGTGAGAGGAGAGGCCAACCGATTTCCTGTTGTGCCTGAAATTGCCCTTAAACTGGGTATGGCCGCAGGGGTTTTTTTCCAAAACCAGAAGGTCAAACCGAGGATTATTATCGGAAAGGATACCAGGCTTTCCGGCTATATGCTCGAATCGGCCCTGATGTCCGGCATATGTTCCATGGGAACGGACGTTTACCTGGTCGGTCCTTTGCCTACCCCCGCCATCGCCTTTATTACCCGTTCCATGCGGGCCGATGCAGGGATCGTGATTTCCGCATCCCACAATCCCTTTCAGGACAACGGGATAAAATTTTTCGGGCGTGACGGTATGAAGCTTCCCGATGCCGATGAGGCGCAAATAGAACAGCTCATGGATCGTGAAGACCTCCCCAGACCGACCCATTCTCACGTCGGACGGGCCTTCCGTTTAGACGATGCAGAGGGACGCTACATCGTTTTCGCCAAGTCCAGCATACCTAAGGATATGACCTTTGACGGTATTAAAATTGTCGTGGACTGCTCCCACGGAGCCGCCTACAAAGTGGCCCCCGCCATCTTTTCCGAGCTTGGAGCCGACGTCATTACCATTGGCGACGATCCGGACGGCATGAACATAAACTCCGGATGTGGTTCAACCAATCCGGAGGTGATGGCCGGCAAGGTTGTCGAAACCGGGGCCGATCTGGGCCTGGCATTGGACGGTGACGGGGACAGGGCGATTCTGGCCGATTCCAGTGGTGAGATCGTCGACGGTGATGACGTCCTCTTTATTTGCGCCTCCCGGATGGACGAGGGTAAACTTCTTTCGGGCCATACCATGGTTGGAACTGTAATGACAAACATGGGCCTTGAGATCAGCATGAACAGCAGGGGCATCAAGGTCATCCGAGCTCCGGTTGGAGACCGCTATGTTCTCGAGGAGATGATTCGCGCCGGCGCTGTTGTCGGGGGAGAACCCTCCGGACATATAATTTTCCTCGACCATACCACCACGGGTGATGGGATAATCACCGCTCTTCAGGTTCTCAAAGTCATGGTGAAAACCGGCCTGACCCTCAGTGAGTTGAGAAGCGGATGGGTGCGATATCCCCAGGTCATGAGAAACCTCAAGGTTAAGAGTAAACCACCTCTTGAGGACCAGGCGTGGTATCGGCAGATCATCCTGGAGGCAAGAGAGGCCATGGGGGAGGGGCACCTCCTCAGCCTGAGGTATTCCGGAACCGAACCTCTCCTCCGTGTGACCGTATCGTGCGCTTCGGGACGGTTGGCCGAAGAGGTTTCCGAGCGGATATGTGATGAGCTGTCCGGGCGCCTGGGGTGTGGAAATCCGGAATAAGAGACTTTTTACGAGGTTGTCAATGGGAAAACCCAGAAGAAAGAGGGTGACGGAATTATGATGGGCGGAACCGCTGAAGGATACGTAAGACTGGGGGTCAATGTTGACCACGTAGCCACAGTCAGGCAGGCTCGGGGAATCCAGGTGCCCGATCCGGTGGAAGCGGCTGTCCTGGCCGAATTGGCCGGGTGCGACGGGATTACGGTGCACCTGAGGGAGGACCGGAGGCACATTCAGGACCGGGACCTGTTTATCCTGAGGAAGACGGTAAAAACCAGACTCAATCTCGAGATGGCAGCCACATCGGACCTGGTGAAGACCGCCTTGGAGGTAAAACCGGATTCCGCCACCCTGGTTCCGGAGCGCAGGGAGGAGCTGACGACGGAGGGGGGCCTGGAAGTGGGTATGAACGTCGACTTCCTCAAAAAAACCGTTCGTCTCCTCCAGGATGCCGAGATACGGGTGAGTCTTTTTGTGAATCCCGACATTGACCAGATCAAGGCATGTCACAGAATAGGTGCAGACGCTGTGGAGATCCACACGGGAAAATATACCGATGCCAAATCCCCTGAGGATGCTGAGACCGAATTTCAGCGAATCCTTAACGCGGCCAAGGTCGCCAGCAAGCTGAGGATGGAGGTCGTGGCGGGACACGGGCTTGATTACAGGAATGTTCGAAGGATCGTTGGTATTCCAGAGGTTATCGAGGTGAACATCGGCCACAGTATAGTAGCCAAGGCCATTATGGTCGGGATTGAGAGGGCCGTCCGTGAGATGAAGACGGTGATAGGAGGGGCATCATGATTGTTGGCGTGGGGCTGGATAATGTGCAGACCAAACGTATGCAGGAAGTGCTCCTTAAGTGGGCCGACAGGGTGGAGAACCGCATATTTACGGAGGAGGAGTTAGCCTATTCCAGGACCAAGGGGGAGCCGCATTTCCACCTGGCGGCACGGTTCGCCGCCAAGGAGGCCTTTTTCAAAGCGCTGGGCAAAGGATTGAGCGAGGGCATGTCCTGGACAAATGTTAATGTCCTGAACGATGAACTGGGAAAACCGTATATTACCCTCCGCGGACGGGCCAGGGAACTGGCGGATTCCATGGAGGTGAAAATTACACACCTGAGCCTGACGCATACCGACGAATCCGCCATAGCGGTTGTCATTTTGGAGAAGTGATTTGAAGCTGGTCACCCCTGCGCAGATGAGGGAGATCGACTCCAGGGCCATACGGGAGCTCGGGATTCCATCCATGGTTCTTATGGAAAATGCGGGTCTTTCTCTTGTTGAAGAGGTTGAGAAACGCCTTTCCGAAGGACCCGGGAAGATATCGGTTATCTGCGGGCCCGGGAACAATGGAGGCGATGGCATGGTGGCTGCCAGGCACCTCGCTGACCGGGGGCACGAAGTGCTGGTGTTTCTGGCCGCGCGAAAGAGTTCCTTCCGTGGGGATGCGAGGGCCCAACTTCGCATTCTAAGGAAGCTGGGCATACCTGTCCGGGTAGTCGGTTCTCCCGCCGACGTGGAAATGGAGCGAAGGCGCCTGGAGAATTCCGACGTCGTCATCGACGCGCTTTTTGGTACGGGCCTCCACAGGGAGATCGATGGGCTGCCGGCGGAATCGGTCAGGGCCATAAACGCCTGTCCGGGCATTGTTATCTCCGCAGACATCCCCTCCGGTATCAACGGTAAAACCGGTTTTCCCATGGGTGAGGCTGTGACGGCTGACGTGACGGTGACTTTTGCCTACCCTAAACTGGGGCTCGTTCAATATCCTGGAGCTCATTTCGCCGGAGAAATCGTTGTTGCCGATATCGGCATCCCCCGGGCCGCGGAAATCGGAACGGAGTTTCCCGGGAAAATTTCGGGGCCCGAAACGGTCACTTCCGGCTTTTCCCGGCGATGGGAGGATTCCCATAAGGGTACCTTCGGACACCTTCTGGTCTGTTCCGGGTCCATAGGGAAAACCGGCGCCGGAATCCTTGCGGCAAAGGCCGCTCTTGGCTCCGGGGCGGGTCTGGTGACCCTCGCTCTGCCCGTGTCTGCGGTTTGGGCGGTGGATGCCGCAGTTCCGGAGGTTATGACGGCCCCGATTCCTGAAACCAGCGATGGAACCCTCTCCGCCAACGGGAAGAATGCCTTGAAACAGCTTATCGGGGAGAGGGACGCCATGGCCATCGGACCGGGACTCACAGTGCAGGCAGAGACCGCGGCCCTGGTGAGGGATGTTCTCTCCTGGGACGGATTTCCCGTCGTGGTTGATGCCGATGCCCTGAACGCCCTGAGCGGAAATCCGGAATATCTGCGCAAAAGGAGAGGGGAAACGGTTCTGACACCCCATCCAGGGGAGATGGCCCGGCTGCTTGACTCAAGCACATCCATGGTCCAGGGGGATCGGGTGGGGGCAGCCCTCTCCTGCTCCAGCAGGTCCGATTGCGTTGTCGTTCTTAAGGGTGCCGGGACGGTTGTGGCCGCCCCGGATGGTAGATTTTTCATTAATCCCACAGGAAATCCAGGCATGGCGACAGCGGGCGCCGGTGATGTTCTGACCGGGATGATCGGTGCTCTCCTGGCCCGGGGCGAGGATGCCCTTACAAGCGCTCTGGCTTCCGTTTATCTTCACGGGGTTGCCGGCGACCTGGCCGCTGAAGCGTTAACCCAGCACAGCCTGACGGCCGTCAGCATCCTTGACAACATCGGCCCGGCGTTGAGAAGCGAGGATGTGGATGGGTGATCTAGCCATATGGAGTTGCCGATGTTAAAAGCGTCACAGATGATGAAAAAAACGTTCCTGACCGTTTCTCCCGATATGGGGGTTGAGGAACTCGCGCGGCTCTTTTCAAGGCGGCATATTACCGGGGCGGTCGTGGTGGACAAGAAGGGTAAACTTCTTGGGGTAGTGACCGGAAGCGACCTCATCGCCAAAGAGAAGAACCTTCACCTGCCCACGGTCGTCTCGCTCTTCGATGCGGTGATCTACCTGGAGAGTTCCGAGCATTTCAAGGAAGAACTTCATCGGATGCTCGCCAGCAAGGTCGATGATATCTATACCAGGAACCCGGTTACCATCAAACCCGACACCACCCTGCCTGACATCGCCACCCTCATGACCGAGGATGGTATCCATTTTCTGCCCGTTATGGAGAACGGTCACGCCACCGGTATTGTTGGAAAACGGGAAATTATCAAAGCTCTAGCTTCAACCGGTTGATGACTTCGTAAGAAGTCATCAACTCAGCGAAAATCAGCGTGCATCAGCGGCCAATAAGCCTTAAAAATTCCTTTACCGCAGATGAACGCGGATAATATTTAACCACTGCGCCCATTAAGGGGCGCCCAAATCGAAGATTTGTGAGGAAAGTGGAAATGACATTTTTCGCTTTCCGTGGAGTAAAAAGCCATAAATGGACTTTTTACGACCCTGCCAGAGGATGAACGAGTCTGAGTCTCTTTGCATCACCGGGCCCGAGGAGATGCTGGTCCTGGGGATGACCGTTGGAAAGCATGTATTCGATGGCGCCGTCATTGGCCTCTCGGGGCCTATGGGTGTGGGGAAGACGACCCTTGTACGAGGTGTAGCGGAGGGTATGGGGATCACCGAGGGACATTCTGTTTCCAGCCCGACATTCACCATCCTGCAAAGCTATCCATGCCGTGAGTTGACCCTGTACCATCTTGACCTCTACCGGATTTCGGGAAGAGAGGACCTCGATTCCACCGGCTACCGGGATGTCTTCGGCGGCAGCGGAGTCATCGTCATCGAATGGGTTGAACGGGAGCCGGACTCCATGACCCCCGAGAACCTGATAATTGAGATGGAATATGAAGAGATCGGCAGGAAGGTTGTTTTTTCCCCGAAAGGAGACGCATACAGATCACTGGCGTCCTCGGTTATTGACGAGTATCTCATACTTCATTGACACCTCCCGGGCCTGGTGATAAGAAAATGTCCTTCTTTGGTATGGATCAGCTCACGGAAAGGATTCCCAATGGAAGAGTTCTACCGAATAAAAAGACTGCCGCCCTACGTTTTCAACATTGTCAACGAGCACAAATACAAGGCCCGGGTCAGGGGTGATGATATCGTTGATTTCGGCATGGGCAACCCCGATCTTCCTACGCCTCCCCATATCGTTGAAAAGATGCTTTCGGCCGTAAAGGACCCACGGAATCACCGATATTCCGTCTCCCGAGGGATATATAAACTTCGATCCGCAATGGCCGACTGGTACGACAGAAGGTACAGCGTGAACCTGGACCCTGATACCGAGGTAGTTGCCACCATCGGTTCCAAGGAGGGTATTTCACACCTGATCCTCGCTATGGTAGCGCCCGGAGACACCGTGATTGTCCCGGATCCATGCTATCCAATCCATTTTTACAGCGCGGTCATCGCCAACGCCGACGTCAAAAGCGTCCCCAGTCTTGGCAATGAGGATGACTTCCTCGCGGGAGTGGAAGAAACGATCAAGGGTACATGGCCGAGACCGAAGATCCTCATGCTCAACTATCCCAATAACCCCACGACCTATACGGTCCAGCTTTCCTTTTTCGAAAGGGTAGTTGAATTGGCCAGGGAGTATGAACTGTTCGTGATCCATGATCTGGCCTACTCGGATATCGTCTTTGATGGCTACAGAGCTCCCAGCCTGCTTCAGGTGCCGGGTGCAAAGGATATCGGCGTCGAGATATTCACACTTTCGAAGAGCTACAATATGCCGGGGTGGCGTGTGGGGTTCGTTGTGGGAAACCCGAGGCTTGTAGGGGCCCTGGTCCGCATAAAGAGTTATCTGGACTATGGGATGTTTCAACCTATCCAGATAGCTTCCATAATAGCCCTGAACGGTCCCGAGGAGTGCGTCAAGGAGACGGTTGAAATTTACCGGCACCGCCGTGATGTCCTCGTTGAGGGGTTGAATCGGATCGGGTGGGAGGTGGAAAAACCTAAGGCGACGATGTTCGTATGGGCCCCCATCCCCGAAAAATTTCGTGAGATGGGAAGCCTTGAATTTTCACTCATGGCCATGAAAAAAACCAAGGTGGCTGTATCTCCCGGGATCGGTTTCGGTGCCGGGGGTGATGGTCATGTACGGTTCGCTCTTGTGGAGAACGAACACAGGACGAGACAGGCTGTTCGCGGGCTGCGTGCGCTGTTCTAAACATAAGTAGAGAACATGGGACTCCGGTCCCTGGAACGAGGGGAAGTTCAGATGGGCAAAAAAAATTTTTCGGTGGCTGTCGCCGGCGCTACCGGCGCCGTGGGAGAACTGATGATTAAAGTCCTCCAGGAGAGGAACTTTCCGGTCAGGGAGATCCGTTACCTCGCTTCGTCCCGTTCCAAAGGAAAAATCCTCAAGTGGAGGGGTGAAGATGTGTCCGTCAGGGAACTGACGAAAGACTCATTTTCCGGGGTTGATATCGCACTGTTTTCCGCCGGTGGTGAAAGAAGCCGGGAATTTGCCCCGGCGGCGGTGGAGGCCGGGGCGGTGGTCGTGGATAACTCGTCGGCGTTCCGAATGGACAGGGATGTGCCCCTGGTCGTCCCCGAGGTCAATCCCGGGGACGCAGGACAGTTTGCAAAGAAAGGGATTGTGGCCAACCCGAACTGTACTACCATTATCATGGTAGTGGCGCTCAAGCCCCTTTACGACTACAGTCGGATCAAAAGGGTTATCGTCTCAAGCTACCAATCAGCAAGCGGCGCCGGAGCCAAGGGCATCGAGGACCTGAAAAAACAGACGAGGGACTGGAGTAACGGTAACCCACTGGAGGTCCAGGCATTTGCTCATCCGCTGCTCTTTAACGTGATCCCGCACATAGATTCCTTCCTTGAAAATGGCTATACCAGGGAAGAGATGAAGATGCACAACGAGACCCGCAAGATGTTCCATGACGATGAGATCCAGGTTACCGCAACCTGTGTCAGAGTGCCGGTTCTGACTGCCCATTCCGAGGCTGTGAACATAGAGACCGAAAACGAGATCACACCGGAAAAGGCCAGGGAAATTCTGTCGGCCGCTCCCGGGGTTGAAGTGCTCGACGACCCGGCGGGAAATAAATATCCGATGCCCATCTATAGCGCCGGCGGTGACGTCTGCTACGTGGGAAGGATCAGAAAGGATTATTCCACAGGGAACGGCCTGGCATTCTGGGTTTCGGGCGACCAGCTTCGGAAGGGCGCTGCGACCAACGCCGTCCAGATTGCGGAGATCCTTGCCGAGAAGTACCTCTAGGAGCCTGGTGGAGAACCCTGCCGGACTCCTAACGCGCCCAGTGAAAATGACACTTTTCGCTTTCCGTGGAGTAAAAAGCCACGGATGGACTTTTTACGACCATATCTAAAGTGGCCATAAAAAATGCGCTGGTTTCAGGACATCACTCTGGGCAACTATTATCCTGCCGAATCGGTCGTGCACCGCCTTGACCCGCGTCTGAAAATGACCTCCATGGCCTTGTTGATGGGTATGACCTTCGCCGTCAGCAATCCGTGGGCTGTTTTGTTGCAATCATTCGCGCTTCTTGCGGCTGTATGGCTGTCCCGAATCCCCATGACCTATTTCCTGAGGAGCCTGAGGTTCTTTGTCTGGCTCTTTTTCTTCACGGCGGTTCTCCACCTGTTCTTCACCCCCGGAGAGCCCATTCCCGGCAGCCCTTTTCTGGGATTTATCCGGATCACACACGAGGGGATAGCTGAAGGCGGGCTCATATCATGGAGGCTTATTACGGTTATCGCCCTCTCTTCCCTCCTGACCGCCACCACTACCCCCCTTGAGATAACCAGGGGTATGGAATCCATCCTGTCACCGCTGGAGAAGCTGCGTTTCCCCGTTCAGGATTTCTCCCTCATGATGATGATGGCCATCAGGTTTATTCCCGTGCTTTCGGATGAAACCCAGAAGATCTGGAAAGCGCAGAAATCCAGAGGGGCCGATCTGGGACACGGAGGGATAAAGAGAAGGGCCAACGCTCTTGTCTCCATCCTGTTGCCGGTTTTCGTCGGCCTCTTCAGACGAGCAGATGACCTGGCAAAGGCCCTGGAGGCGAGGGGATATGTGCCGGGGGGGCGCAGGACAAGCATGAAGCAGCTTCTCTGGACCGGCAGGGAGAGCCTGGCCCTTATCGTAATCCTTATCTGGGCATCGGCGATTCTGACCCTCCAGTTTTGATGACTTTGTAAAAAGTCATCAACGCGCCCAGTGAAAATGACACTTTTCGCTTTCCGTGGAGTAAAAAGCCACGAATGGACTTTTTACGATCTAATTCAGATATGGCTTTGAACCCGTGAAAAGGCTTGTACTTACCATCGAGTACGACGGGACCTTCTTCCACGGCTGGCAGGTACAGCCCGGCCTTCGGACTGTCCAGAGGGATATGGAGAATGCGTTGACCTGTATGATGGGTCAAACGATCAGGGTGTCAGCCTCGGGAAGAACAGACGCCGGTGTTCATGCCCTTGCGCAGGTGGCCCACTGTGATGTTCCCAAAAGGATTCCACCTGAAAACGTAGCGC
It contains:
- a CDS encoding phosphoglucosamine mutase, encoding MSNKRELFGTDGVRGEANRFPVVPEIALKLGMAAGVFFQNQKVKPRIIIGKDTRLSGYMLESALMSGICSMGTDVYLVGPLPTPAIAFITRSMRADAGIVISASHNPFQDNGIKFFGRDGMKLPDADEAQIEQLMDREDLPRPTHSHVGRAFRLDDAEGRYIVFAKSSIPKDMTFDGIKIVVDCSHGAAYKVAPAIFSELGADVITIGDDPDGMNINSGCGSTNPEVMAGKVVETGADLGLALDGDGDRAILADSSGEIVDGDDVLFICASRMDEGKLLSGHTMVGTVMTNMGLEISMNSRGIKVIRAPVGDRYVLEEMIRAGAVVGGEPSGHIIFLDHTTTGDGIITALQVLKVMVKTGLTLSELRSGWVRYPQVMRNLKVKSKPPLEDQAWYRQIILEAREAMGEGHLLSLRYSGTEPLLRVTVSCASGRLAEEVSERICDELSGRLGCGNPE
- a CDS encoding pyridoxine 5'-phosphate synthase; protein product: MGGTAEGYVRLGVNVDHVATVRQARGIQVPDPVEAAVLAELAGCDGITVHLREDRRHIQDRDLFILRKTVKTRLNLEMAATSDLVKTALEVKPDSATLVPERREELTTEGGLEVGMNVDFLKKTVRLLQDAEIRVSLFVNPDIDQIKACHRIGADAVEIHTGKYTDAKSPEDAETEFQRILNAAKVASKLRMEVVAGHGLDYRNVRRIVGIPEVIEVNIGHSIVAKAIMVGIERAVREMKTVIGGAS
- the acpS gene encoding holo-[acyl-carrier-protein] synthase, which produces MIVGVGLDNVQTKRMQEVLLKWADRVENRIFTEEELAYSRTKGEPHFHLAARFAAKEAFFKALGKGLSEGMSWTNVNVLNDELGKPYITLRGRARELADSMEVKITHLSLTHTDESAIAVVILEK
- a CDS encoding NAD(P)H-hydrate dehydratase → MKLVTPAQMREIDSRAIRELGIPSMVLMENAGLSLVEEVEKRLSEGPGKISVICGPGNNGGDGMVAARHLADRGHEVLVFLAARKSSFRGDARAQLRILRKLGIPVRVVGSPADVEMERRRLENSDVVIDALFGTGLHREIDGLPAESVRAINACPGIVISADIPSGINGKTGFPMGEAVTADVTVTFAYPKLGLVQYPGAHFAGEIVVADIGIPRAAEIGTEFPGKISGPETVTSGFSRRWEDSHKGTFGHLLVCSGSIGKTGAGILAAKAALGSGAGLVTLALPVSAVWAVDAAVPEVMTAPIPETSDGTLSANGKNALKQLIGERDAMAIGPGLTVQAETAALVRDVLSWDGFPVVVDADALNALSGNPEYLRKRRGETVLTPHPGEMARLLDSSTSMVQGDRVGAALSCSSRSDCVVVLKGAGTVVAAPDGRFFINPTGNPGMATAGAGDVLTGMIGALLARGEDALTSALASVYLHGVAGDLAAEALTQHSLTAVSILDNIGPALRSEDVDG
- a CDS encoding CBS domain-containing protein — encoded protein: MLKASQMMKKTFLTVSPDMGVEELARLFSRRHITGAVVVDKKGKLLGVVTGSDLIAKEKNLHLPTVVSLFDAVIYLESSEHFKEELHRMLASKVDDIYTRNPVTIKPDTTLPDIATLMTEDGIHFLPVMENGHATGIVGKREIIKALASTG
- the tsaE gene encoding tRNA (adenosine(37)-N6)-threonylcarbamoyltransferase complex ATPase subunit type 1 TsaE, whose translation is MDFLRPCQRMNESESLCITGPEEMLVLGMTVGKHVFDGAVIGLSGPMGVGKTTLVRGVAEGMGITEGHSVSSPTFTILQSYPCRELTLYHLDLYRISGREDLDSTGYRDVFGGSGVIVIEWVEREPDSMTPENLIIEMEYEEIGRKVVFSPKGDAYRSLASSVIDEYLILH
- a CDS encoding aminotransferase class I/II-fold pyridoxal phosphate-dependent enzyme; amino-acid sequence: MEEFYRIKRLPPYVFNIVNEHKYKARVRGDDIVDFGMGNPDLPTPPHIVEKMLSAVKDPRNHRYSVSRGIYKLRSAMADWYDRRYSVNLDPDTEVVATIGSKEGISHLILAMVAPGDTVIVPDPCYPIHFYSAVIANADVKSVPSLGNEDDFLAGVEETIKGTWPRPKILMLNYPNNPTTYTVQLSFFERVVELAREYELFVIHDLAYSDIVFDGYRAPSLLQVPGAKDIGVEIFTLSKSYNMPGWRVGFVVGNPRLVGALVRIKSYLDYGMFQPIQIASIIALNGPEECVKETVEIYRHRRDVLVEGLNRIGWEVEKPKATMFVWAPIPEKFREMGSLEFSLMAMKKTKVAVSPGIGFGAGGDGHVRFALVENEHRTRQAVRGLRALF
- a CDS encoding aspartate-semialdehyde dehydrogenase, which codes for MGKKNFSVAVAGATGAVGELMIKVLQERNFPVREIRYLASSRSKGKILKWRGEDVSVRELTKDSFSGVDIALFSAGGERSREFAPAAVEAGAVVVDNSSAFRMDRDVPLVVPEVNPGDAGQFAKKGIVANPNCTTIIMVVALKPLYDYSRIKRVIVSSYQSASGAGAKGIEDLKKQTRDWSNGNPLEVQAFAHPLLFNVIPHIDSFLENGYTREEMKMHNETRKMFHDDEIQVTATCVRVPVLTAHSEAVNIETENEITPEKAREILSAAPGVEVLDDPAGNKYPMPIYSAGGDVCYVGRIRKDYSTGNGLAFWVSGDQLRKGAATNAVQIAEILAEKYL
- a CDS encoding energy-coupling factor transporter transmembrane protein EcfT: MRWFQDITLGNYYPAESVVHRLDPRLKMTSMALLMGMTFAVSNPWAVLLQSFALLAAVWLSRIPMTYFLRSLRFFVWLFFFTAVLHLFFTPGEPIPGSPFLGFIRITHEGIAEGGLISWRLITVIALSSLLTATTTPLEITRGMESILSPLEKLRFPVQDFSLMMMMAIRFIPVLSDETQKIWKAQKSRGADLGHGGIKRRANALVSILLPVFVGLFRRADDLAKALEARGYVPGGRRTSMKQLLWTGRESLALIVILIWASAILTLQF